One window of Pseudomonas sp. FP198 genomic DNA carries:
- the aat gene encoding leucyl/phenylalanyl-tRNA--protein transferase → MLTWLQRNTFDFPPLEKAMRDPNGLLAAGGDLCADRLIQAYRHGCFPWFSEGQPILWWSPDPRTVLFPDELHVSRSLNKLLRKQRYQVTFDRDFAAVIKACAAPRDYADGTWITDAMQTAYLELHRRGFAHSVEVWDQDQLVGGLYGLAMGQLFFGESMFSRADNASKFGFATLVQHLKEADFVLIDCQMPTEHLHSLGARSIPRAAFADYLKAHLDQPNQATWLC, encoded by the coding sequence ATGCTGACCTGGTTACAACGCAACACGTTCGATTTTCCACCGCTGGAAAAAGCCATGCGCGACCCAAATGGCTTGCTGGCCGCCGGCGGAGACCTGTGCGCCGATCGGTTGATCCAGGCCTATCGTCACGGCTGCTTTCCATGGTTCTCGGAGGGACAGCCGATCCTGTGGTGGTCACCGGACCCGCGCACCGTGCTGTTTCCCGACGAACTGCATGTTTCCCGCAGCCTGAACAAGCTGTTGCGCAAGCAGCGCTATCAAGTGACGTTCGACCGCGACTTCGCGGCGGTCATCAAGGCCTGCGCCGCCCCCCGCGACTATGCCGACGGCACCTGGATCACCGACGCCATGCAGACCGCTTATCTGGAACTGCACCGGCGTGGCTTCGCCCATTCGGTGGAAGTCTGGGACCAGGACCAACTGGTGGGCGGCTTGTATGGCCTGGCGATGGGGCAGCTGTTTTTCGGCGAGTCGATGTTCAGCCGGGCCGACAATGCGTCGAAATTCGGCTTCGCAACCCTGGTCCAACATCTCAAGGAAGCGGATTTCGTGCTCATTGACTGCCAGATGCCCACCGAGCACCTGCACAGCCTGGGCGCCCGGTCGATTCCCCGCGCAGCGTTTGCCGATTACCTGAAGGCGCACCTGGACCAGCCCAACCAGGCCACCTGGCTTTGCTGA
- a CDS encoding replication-associated recombination protein A: protein MDLFRSAPIAQPLAARLRATNLDEYVGQEHVLARGKPLREALEQGTLHSMIFWGPPGVGKTTLARLLAEVSDAHFETVSAVLAGVKEIRQAVEIAKQQAGQYGKRTILFVDEVHRFNKSQQDAFLPYVEDGTLIFIGATTENPSFELNNALLSRARVYVLKSLDEAAMRKLVHRALTEERGLGKRHLSLSDEGFQILFSAADGDGRRLLNLLENASDLAEDDSEIGVELLQSLLGDTRRRFDKGGEAFYDQISALHKSVRGSNPDGALYWFARMIDGGCDPLYLARRVVRMASEDIGNADPRALSLCLAAWDVQERLGSPEGELAVAQAITYLACAPKSNAVYMGFKAAMRSAAEHGSLEVPLHLRNAPTKLMKQLGYGEEYRYAHDEPDAYAAGEDYFPEELDPQRFYQPVPRGLELKIGEKLNHLAQLDRLSPRQRRKP, encoded by the coding sequence ATGGACCTGTTTCGAAGCGCCCCGATTGCCCAGCCATTGGCCGCCCGTCTGCGGGCCACCAACCTGGATGAGTACGTCGGCCAGGAGCATGTGCTCGCCCGCGGCAAGCCCCTGCGCGAAGCCCTGGAGCAGGGCACCCTGCATTCGATGATCTTCTGGGGCCCGCCGGGGGTCGGCAAGACCACCCTGGCGCGGTTGCTCGCGGAAGTCTCGGATGCGCATTTCGAAACGGTGTCGGCGGTGCTGGCCGGGGTCAAGGAGATCCGCCAGGCGGTGGAAATCGCCAAGCAGCAGGCCGGCCAGTACGGCAAGCGCACCATCCTGTTCGTCGATGAAGTGCACCGCTTCAACAAGTCACAGCAGGACGCCTTCCTGCCCTATGTCGAAGACGGCACGCTGATTTTCATCGGTGCCACCACCGAAAACCCTTCGTTCGAACTGAACAACGCCTTGCTGTCCCGCGCGCGGGTCTACGTGCTCAAGAGCCTCGACGAGGCGGCGATGCGCAAGCTGGTGCATCGCGCGCTCACCGAAGAGCGCGGCCTGGGCAAGCGCCACCTGAGCCTCAGCGACGAAGGTTTCCAGATACTGTTCAGCGCTGCCGACGGGGATGGTCGGCGCCTGCTCAACCTGCTGGAAAACGCCTCGGACCTGGCCGAAGACGACAGCGAGATCGGTGTCGAGCTGCTGCAAAGCCTGCTGGGCGATACCCGGCGCCGCTTCGACAAGGGCGGCGAGGCGTTCTACGACCAGATTTCAGCGCTGCACAAGTCGGTACGCGGCTCCAACCCGGACGGCGCGCTGTACTGGTTTGCGCGGATGATCGATGGCGGTTGTGATCCGCTGTACCTCGCACGCCGTGTCGTACGCATGGCCAGCGAAGACATCGGCAATGCCGATCCGCGTGCCCTGAGCCTGTGCCTGGCGGCCTGGGACGTGCAGGAACGCCTCGGCAGCCCGGAAGGCGAGCTCGCCGTGGCCCAGGCCATTACCTATCTGGCCTGCGCGCCGAAAAGCAACGCCGTCTATATGGGCTTCAAGGCGGCGATGCGCAGCGCCGCCGAGCACGGCTCTCTGGAAGTGCCGTTGCACCTGCGCAACGCGCCGACCAAGCTCATGAAACAGTTGGGCTACGGCGAGGAATACCGTTACGCCCATGACGAGCCTGACGCTTACGCCGCCGGCGAAGACTATTTTCCCGAGGAACTCGACCCCCAGCGGTTCTATCAGCCGGTGCCCCGTGGCCTGGAGCTGAAGATCGGCGAGAAGCTCAACCACTTGGCGCAATTGGACCGATTGAGTCCACGGCAGCGGAGAAAACCGTGA
- a CDS encoding arginyltransferase: MTELARLKFYATQPHSCSYLPEEQATTLFLDPSQPMDVHVYADLSEMGFRRSGDHLYRPHCQHCNACVPARIPVARFTPNRQQKRIFKRNADLQVRPAKPQFTEEYFDLYQRYIEQRHADGDMYPPSRDQFSTFLVRDLPFSRFYEFRLDGRLVAIAVTDLLPNGLSAVYTFYEPDEEKRSLGRFAILWQINECRRLGLDAVYLGYWIKNCKKMNYKTQYRPIELLINQRWVVLN, translated from the coding sequence ATGACCGAGTTGGCGCGCTTGAAGTTCTATGCCACTCAACCTCACTCTTGCAGTTATCTGCCGGAGGAGCAGGCCACGACCCTGTTCCTCGACCCGAGCCAGCCCATGGATGTGCATGTCTACGCAGACCTGTCGGAAATGGGCTTTCGGCGCAGTGGCGATCATCTTTACCGGCCCCATTGCCAGCACTGCAATGCGTGCGTTCCGGCGCGCATTCCCGTGGCCCGATTCACGCCCAATCGCCAGCAAAAGCGTATTTTCAAGCGCAACGCCGACTTGCAGGTGCGCCCGGCCAAGCCGCAATTTACCGAAGAATATTTTGACCTGTACCAGCGCTACATCGAGCAACGCCACGCCGATGGCGACATGTACCCGCCCAGCCGGGATCAATTCTCGACGTTCCTGGTGCGCGACCTGCCGTTCTCGCGCTTCTACGAGTTCCGCCTCGATGGCCGACTGGTCGCCATCGCCGTCACCGACCTGCTGCCCAACGGGCTTTCGGCGGTGTACACCTTCTATGAGCCCGACGAAGAAAAACGCAGCCTGGGGCGTTTTGCGATTCTCTGGCAGATCAACGAATGCCGGCGCCTGGGCCTGGATGCGGTGTACCTGGGCTACTGGATCAAGAACTGCAAAAAAATGAACTACAAAACCCAATATCGGCCCATTGAATTGCTGATCAACCAGCGGTGGGTTGTCCTGAACTAA
- the serS gene encoding serine--tRNA ligase has translation MLDSKLLRSNLQDVADRLASRGFALDVARIEALEEQRKTVQTRTEALQAERNARSKSIGQAKQRGEDIAPLMADVERMAGELSAGKTELDAIQSELDSILLGIPNLPHESVPVGEDEDGNVEVRRWGTPKAFDFPVQDHVALGEKFGWLDFETAAKLSGARFALLRGPIARLHRALAQFMINLHVTEHGYEEAYTPYLVQAPALQGTGQLPKFEEDLFKIARDGEADLYLIPTAEVSLTNIVAGEIVDAKQLPIKFVAHTPCFRSEAGASGRDTRGMIRQHQFDKVEMVQIVEPSKSMEALESLTANAEKVLQLLELPYRTLALCTGDMGFSAVKTYDLEVWIPSQDKYREISSCSNCGDFQARRMQARFRNPETGKPELVHTLNGSGLAVGRTLVAVLENYQQADGSIRVPEVLKPYMGGIEVIG, from the coding sequence ATGCTCGATTCCAAACTGTTACGTAGCAACCTTCAGGACGTAGCGGACCGCCTGGCATCCCGTGGCTTTGCCCTGGATGTCGCGCGCATCGAAGCGCTGGAAGAACAGCGCAAGACCGTCCAGACCCGCACCGAAGCCCTGCAGGCTGAACGTAACGCGCGCTCCAAGTCCATCGGTCAGGCCAAGCAGCGCGGCGAAGACATCGCGCCGCTGATGGCCGATGTCGAGCGCATGGCGGGCGAGTTGAGTGCCGGCAAGACCGAACTGGACGCGATCCAGAGCGAGCTGGATTCGATCCTGCTGGGCATCCCGAACCTGCCTCACGAATCGGTGCCGGTGGGTGAAGACGAAGACGGCAACGTCGAAGTACGTCGCTGGGGCACGCCGAAAGCCTTCGATTTCCCGGTACAGGACCACGTCGCCCTGGGCGAGAAATTCGGTTGGCTGGACTTCGAAACCGCCGCCAAGCTGTCGGGCGCGCGTTTCGCCCTGCTGCGCGGGCCGATCGCCCGTCTGCATCGCGCACTGGCGCAGTTCATGATCAACCTGCACGTCACCGAGCACGGCTACGAAGAGGCCTACACGCCATACCTGGTCCAGGCACCGGCGCTGCAAGGCACCGGCCAGTTGCCGAAGTTCGAGGAAGACCTGTTCAAGATCGCTCGCGACGGCGAAGCCGATCTGTACCTGATCCCGACCGCCGAAGTCTCGCTGACCAACATCGTTGCCGGCGAAATCGTCGACGCCAAGCAACTGCCGATCAAGTTTGTCGCTCACACCCCGTGCTTTCGCAGTGAAGCCGGCGCGTCGGGTCGTGACACTCGCGGCATGATCCGCCAGCACCAGTTCGACAAGGTCGAGATGGTGCAGATCGTCGAGCCGTCGAAATCCATGGAAGCCCTGGAAAGCCTGACCGCCAACGCCGAGAAAGTCCTGCAATTGCTCGAGCTGCCGTATCGTACCCTGGCGCTGTGCACCGGCGACATGGGCTTCAGTGCGGTCAAGACCTACGATCTGGAAGTCTGGATCCCGAGCCAGGACAAGTACCGCGAGATTTCGTCGTGCTCCAACTGCGGTGATTTCCAGGCCCGCCGCATGCAGGCGCGGTTCCGCAACCCGGAAACCGGCAAGCCGGAACTGGTCCATACCCTCAACGGCTCTGGCCTGGCGGTGGGTCGTACGCTGGTCGCCGTGTTGGAAAACTACCAGCAGGCCGACGGTTCGATCCGGGTGCCTGAAGTGCTGAAACCGTACATGGGCGGCATCGAGGTCATCGGCTAA
- the lolA gene encoding outer membrane lipoprotein chaperone LolA, translating into MRLIRMLLLPVLALSTLSAHAGEKDVARLTQLLGGSQTLTARFSQLTLDGSGTQLQETAGDMALQRPGLFYWHTDAPAEQLMVSDGKKVSLWDPDLEQVTIKTLDQRLTQTPALLLSGDISEISQSFDITSKEAGGVIDFTLKPKTKDSLFDSLRLSFRNGLVNDMQLIDSVGQRTNILFTGVKANEPIAASKFKFDIPKGADVIQE; encoded by the coding sequence ATGCGCCTGATTCGCATGCTGCTGTTGCCCGTATTGGCCTTGTCCACGTTGTCGGCCCATGCCGGCGAGAAAGATGTGGCCCGCCTGACCCAATTGCTGGGTGGCTCCCAGACCCTGACTGCGCGTTTTTCCCAACTGACCCTCGACGGCAGCGGCACCCAGTTGCAGGAAACCGCTGGCGACATGGCCCTGCAGCGTCCCGGCCTGTTCTACTGGCACACCGATGCACCCGCCGAACAGCTGATGGTGTCCGATGGCAAGAAAGTCTCCCTGTGGGACCCGGACCTCGAACAGGTGACCATCAAGACCCTCGACCAGCGCCTGACCCAGACGCCGGCGCTGCTGCTCTCCGGCGATATCTCGGAGATCAGCCAGAGCTTCGACATCACCTCCAAGGAGGCCGGTGGCGTGATTGACTTCACCCTCAAGCCGAAGACCAAGGACAGCCTGTTCGACAGCCTGCGCCTGTCGTTCCGCAACGGCCTGGTCAACGACATGCAACTGATCGACAGTGTCGGCCAGCGCACCAACATCCTGTTCACCGGGGTCAAGGCCAACGAGCCGATCGCCGCGTCCAAGTTCAAGTTCGACATCCCCAAGGGTGCGGATGTGATCCAGGAATAA
- a CDS encoding DNA translocase FtsK has protein sequence MKKSTAAPKTVVPLWRQQLHYRLKEGALIAIGALCLFLMMALLTYGKDDPGWSHNSKIEDVQNFGGPAGSYSADILFMVLGYFAYIFPLLLAIKTYQIFRQRHEPWQWSGWLFSWRLIGLVFLVLSGAALAHIHFHAPTGLPAGAGGALGESLGDLARNALNIQGSTLLFIALFLFGLTVFTDLSWFKVMDVTGKITLDLIELIQGALNRWWAARNERKQLVAQLREVDDRVHDVVAPTVPDKREQAKVKERLIEREQALSKHMSEREKQVPPVITMAPAKPPEQSKRVQKEKQAPLFVDSAVEGTLPPISILDPAEKKQLNYSPESLAAVGHLLEIKLKEFGVEVSVDSIHPGPVITRYEIQPAAGVKVSRIANLAKDLARSLAVTSVRVVEVIPGKTTVGIEIPNEDRQIVRFSEVLSTPEYDNHKSPVTLALGHDIGGKPVITDLAKMPHLLVAGTTGSGKSVGVNAMILSILFKSGPEDAKLIMIDPKMLELSIYEGIPHLLCPVVTDMKDAANALRWSVAEMERRYKLMAKMGVRNLSGFNAKVKEAEEAGTPLSDPLYHRESIHDEAPLLHKLPTIVVVVDEFADMMMIVGKKVEELIARIAQKARAAGIHLILATQRPSVDVITGLIKANIPTRMAFQVSSKIDSRTIIDQGGAEQLLGHGDMLYMPPGTSLPIRVHGAFVSDEEVHRVVEAWKLRGAPEYNDDILNGVEEAGSGFEGSSGGGDDDAETDALYDEAVQFVLESRRASISAVQRKLKIGYNRAARMIEAMEMAGVVTAMNTNGSREVLAPGPMRD, from the coding sequence TTGAAGAAATCCACCGCAGCACCCAAGACAGTCGTTCCGCTCTGGCGCCAACAATTGCACTACCGGCTCAAGGAAGGTGCGTTGATCGCCATTGGGGCCTTGTGCCTGTTCCTGATGATGGCCTTGCTGACCTACGGCAAGGACGATCCGGGCTGGAGCCACAACAGCAAGATCGAAGACGTGCAGAATTTCGGCGGGCCGGCCGGTTCCTACAGCGCCGACATCCTGTTCATGGTGCTGGGCTATTTCGCCTATATTTTCCCGCTGCTGCTGGCGATCAAGACCTATCAGATATTCCGCCAGCGCCATGAGCCCTGGCAGTGGAGCGGCTGGCTGTTCTCCTGGCGCCTGATTGGCCTGGTGTTCCTGGTGTTGTCGGGCGCCGCGCTGGCGCATATCCATTTCCACGCACCCACCGGCCTGCCGGCCGGGGCGGGTGGTGCGCTGGGCGAGAGCCTTGGTGATCTGGCACGCAATGCCCTGAATATCCAGGGCAGCACGCTGCTGTTCATCGCCCTATTCCTCTTCGGCCTGACGGTGTTCACCGACCTGTCCTGGTTCAAGGTCATGGACGTGACCGGCAAGATCACGCTCGACCTCATCGAATTGATCCAGGGTGCGCTGAACCGCTGGTGGGCGGCGCGCAACGAACGCAAGCAACTGGTGGCGCAACTGCGTGAAGTGGACGATCGGGTCCACGACGTCGTGGCGCCCACCGTTCCGGACAAACGCGAGCAGGCCAAGGTCAAGGAACGCCTGATCGAGCGCGAGCAGGCCCTGAGCAAGCACATGTCCGAGCGCGAGAAGCAGGTGCCGCCGGTCATCACCATGGCCCCGGCCAAGCCGCCGGAGCAGAGCAAGCGCGTGCAGAAGGAAAAACAGGCGCCGCTGTTCGTCGACAGCGCGGTGGAAGGGACCTTGCCGCCGATCTCGATCCTCGATCCTGCGGAAAAGAAACAGCTCAATTATTCCCCCGAGTCACTGGCGGCCGTCGGTCACCTGCTGGAGATCAAGCTCAAGGAGTTCGGTGTCGAGGTGTCGGTGGATTCGATCCATCCGGGTCCGGTCATTACCCGTTACGAAATCCAGCCGGCCGCCGGCGTCAAGGTCAGCCGTATCGCCAACCTCGCGAAGGACCTGGCGCGCTCCCTGGCGGTCACCAGCGTGCGGGTGGTGGAAGTGATCCCGGGCAAGACCACCGTGGGCATCGAGATCCCCAACGAGGATCGCCAGATCGTGCGCTTCTCCGAAGTGCTCTCGACCCCCGAGTACGACAACCACAAGTCACCGGTCACCCTGGCCCTGGGCCACGACATCGGCGGCAAGCCGGTCATCACCGACCTGGCGAAGATGCCTCACCTGCTGGTGGCCGGTACCACCGGTTCGGGTAAGTCGGTGGGGGTGAACGCAATGATCCTGTCGATCCTGTTCAAGTCCGGCCCGGAAGACGCCAAGCTGATCATGATCGACCCGAAGATGCTCGAATTGTCGATCTACGAAGGCATCCCGCACCTGCTGTGCCCGGTAGTCACCGACATGAAGGACGCGGCCAACGCCCTGCGCTGGAGCGTTGCCGAGATGGAGCGCCGCTACAAGCTGATGGCGAAGATGGGCGTGCGCAACCTGTCGGGCTTCAATGCCAAGGTCAAGGAGGCCGAGGAAGCCGGCACACCGTTGAGCGACCCGCTGTACCACCGCGAAAGCATCCACGACGAAGCACCGCTGTTGCACAAGCTGCCGACCATCGTGGTGGTGGTGGACGAATTCGCCGACATGATGATGATCGTCGGCAAGAAGGTCGAAGAACTGATTGCCCGTATCGCCCAGAAAGCCCGGGCGGCCGGTATTCACCTGATCCTCGCCACGCAACGGCCGTCGGTGGACGTGATCACCGGTCTGATCAAGGCCAACATCCCGACCCGCATGGCGTTCCAGGTTTCGAGCAAGATCGACTCGCGGACCATCATCGACCAGGGCGGCGCCGAGCAGTTGCTCGGTCACGGTGACATGCTCTACATGCCACCCGGCACCAGCCTGCCGATCCGTGTCCACGGTGCGTTCGTCTCCGACGAGGAAGTGCATCGCGTGGTCGAAGCCTGGAAGTTGCGCGGCGCGCCTGAATACAACGACGACATCCTCAACGGTGTCGAAGAGGCCGGCAGCGGTTTCGAGGGCAGCAGTGGCGGCGGTGACGACGATGCCGAGACCGATGCGCTTTATGACGAAGCGGTGCAGTTCGTCCTGGAGAGTCGCCGTGCCTCGATTTCCGCCGTACAGCGCAAGCTGAAGATCGGCTACAACCGCGCCGCACGCATGATCGAGGCCATGGAAATGGCCGGGGTCGTGACGGCCATGAACACCAACGGCTCGCGCGAAGTACTGGCGCCGGGCCCGATGCGCGACTGA
- the crcB gene encoding fluoride efflux transporter CrcB: MIPLILAVSAGGVAGTLLRFATGNWISANWPRHFYTATLAVNIVGCLLIGVLYGLFLIRPEVPIEVRAGLMVGFLGGLTTFSSFSLDTVRLLESGQVPLALGYAAISVFGGLLATWAGLSLTKL, translated from the coding sequence GTGATCCCCTTGATTCTCGCAGTCTCCGCCGGCGGCGTTGCCGGTACATTATTGCGTTTCGCCACGGGCAACTGGATCAGCGCAAATTGGCCGCGGCACTTCTATACCGCGACGCTGGCCGTTAATATCGTGGGCTGTCTGCTGATCGGTGTTCTTTACGGCCTGTTCCTGATTCGCCCTGAAGTGCCCATCGAGGTGCGCGCGGGGTTGATGGTCGGCTTTCTTGGCGGCCTGACGACTTTTTCATCCTTTTCACTGGATACGGTGCGCCTGCTGGAAAGCGGGCAGGTGCCGCTGGCCCTGGGCTATGCGGCCATCAGCGTGTTCGGCGGGCTGCTCGCCACCTGGGCCGGCCTGTCCCTGACCAAACTTTGA
- the trxB gene encoding thioredoxin-disulfide reductase yields the protein MSEAKHSRLIILGSGPAGYSAAVYAARANLKPVVITGIQAGGQLTTTVEVDNWPGDVEGLTGPVLMERMQRHAERFDTQIVYDHIHTAKLQQRPFELVGDSGTYTCDALIIATGASAQYLGLPSEETFAGKGVSACATCDGFFYRNQVVAVIGGGNTAVEEALYLSNIAKEVHLVHRRDKLRAEKILQDKLFEKAANGNMRLHWNQNLDEVLGDASGVTGARLRHSETGETSTLSLAGVFIAIGHKPNTDLFQGQLKMRDGYLIVRGGSEGNATATDIEGVFAAGDVADHVYRQAITSAGAGCMAALDAEKYLDDIPAV from the coding sequence ATGAGCGAAGCGAAGCATTCACGCCTGATCATTCTCGGTTCCGGCCCTGCAGGGTACAGCGCGGCTGTCTATGCGGCCCGCGCCAACCTCAAACCCGTTGTCATTACCGGCATACAGGCCGGTGGCCAGCTCACCACCACGGTCGAAGTCGATAACTGGCCCGGCGACGTCGAAGGCCTGACCGGTCCGGTACTGATGGAACGCATGCAGCGGCACGCCGAGCGCTTCGACACGCAGATCGTCTACGACCATATCCACACCGCCAAGTTGCAACAGCGGCCGTTCGAACTGGTCGGTGACAGCGGCACCTATACCTGCGATGCATTGATCATCGCCACCGGCGCCTCGGCTCAATACCTGGGCCTGCCTTCGGAGGAAACCTTCGCCGGCAAAGGCGTGTCGGCCTGCGCGACCTGTGACGGCTTCTTTTATCGAAACCAGGTGGTGGCCGTCATCGGCGGCGGTAACACGGCGGTTGAAGAAGCCTTGTACCTGTCGAATATCGCCAAGGAAGTTCACCTGGTCCACCGCCGCGACAAGCTGCGCGCGGAAAAGATATTGCAGGACAAACTCTTCGAAAAGGCCGCCAACGGCAATATGCGCCTGCACTGGAACCAGAACCTGGATGAAGTGCTGGGTGACGCCAGCGGCGTGACCGGCGCGCGCCTGCGGCACAGCGAGACGGGCGAAACCAGCACGTTATCCCTGGCCGGGGTGTTCATCGCCATCGGGCATAAACCCAACACCGATCTGTTCCAGGGCCAGCTGAAGATGCGCGACGGCTACCTGATCGTGCGCGGCGGCAGCGAAGGCAATGCCACCGCCACCGACATCGAAGGCGTCTTCGCCGCCGGCGACGTGGCTGACCACGTCTATCGCCAGGCCATTACGTCCGCCGGCGCCGGTTGCATGGCCGCGCTGGATGCAGAGAAGTATCTCGATGACATCCCGGCCGTTTGA
- the infA gene encoding translation initiation factor IF-1 produces the protein MSKEDSFEMEGTVVDTLPNTMFRVELENGHVVTAHISGKMRKNYIRILTGDKVRVELTPYDLSKGRITYRAR, from the coding sequence ATGTCGAAAGAAGACAGCTTCGAAATGGAAGGCACTGTCGTCGACACCCTGCCCAACACCATGTTTCGTGTGGAGTTGGAAAATGGGCACGTCGTAACCGCGCATATCTCCGGCAAGATGCGCAAGAACTACATTCGTATTCTTACCGGTGACAAAGTGCGCGTCGAGCTGACGCCCTATGACTTGAGCAAAGGGCGCATCACTTACCGCGCTCGCTAA